Proteins co-encoded in one Gossypium arboreum isolate Shixiya-1 chromosome 11, ASM2569848v2, whole genome shotgun sequence genomic window:
- the LOC108466006 gene encoding PH, RCC1 and FYVE domains-containing protein 1 isoform X3 — protein sequence MGEGDSLVSLLPFDRHVEQAVLAMKKGAHLLKCGRRGKPKLCPFRLSADEKHLIWYSGQEERQLRLSSVIKIVSGQKTVNFRRQYQPHREQQSLSLIYYANGERSLDLICKDKAQADAWFVGLRAAISRSHSCRSVTALRNCSRGAQSCLSSPAGFIRRKHNLGLVEDRNQFSQVRSLCGSPSLSLSERCFSDGLSYSSDSFYSWESNWSHMQNVTDTLLPTSPYVQPDSAKQWEVDYAAPEFRENTSHRFATPTHYSTQIQKNEVLKDVMIWGEEVVGGNICGVPLDGFGTQSGSNADALLPKLLESATMLDVQCISLGARHAALVTKQGEVFCWGDANGGRLGNKINIDISHPKLVESLNGIAVQGVACGEYQTCSLTQSGELYAWGGELCTSQWLPHKISGPLDGVNVLAVSCGEWHTAIVSTAGKLFTYGDGTFGVLGHGNTQSLSQPKEVESLKSLWVKSVACGPWHTAAIAEIMTDRNKLNANGGKLFTWGDGDKGRLGHADRDRKLLPTCVVQLMDHDFVQVCCGGMLTVALTSKGTVYTMGSAVYGQLGNPQAKDKSITVVEGKLKQESVKEISSGSYHVAALTSGGRVYTWGRGSNGQLGLGDTEDRHTPSLVESLRDRQVESIACGSNLTAAICLHKSITVSDQSACRGCKMAFGFARKKHNCYNCGLLFCHACSSKKIVNTSLAPNKSKPCRVCNTCFNHLQKITNSSKVLKPENQVVGQVSTPQSHRGLIDEKDGSKSRLLSLKHSSSYDENQDIERKASKTKYPKLACNIPGATIPRWGQVSCPVAFEAAQAQSKKLAASSPLARNQSPLIDPEGSQKTSLRSKYNILDSVVVENDLPESNEILNEEVQRLKAEARNLEMQCQIGSQKIEECRRKIEHTWSLAKEEAEKCKAAKDFIKSLALRLHSITEKFPAAREEKSAGIDVQYHSPRTRKEPVSTERHNNVEGEPHLPCLRLESESDVKSATGEGQEDSLCETPIVFSNKSRSMRMQARDRDRDRDRVMQEKQGTVTQMEVEQTAGRSNKDSKVNEWVEQYEAGVYVTFTTLASGHKGLKRVRFSRKRFTDKGAEQWWEENQLKVYQKYGIEEYSHANQKQ from the exons ATGGGTGAAGGGGATTCCTTAGTATCACTACTTCCTTTTGACAGACACGTTGAACAG GCAGTTTTGGCAATGAAGAAGGGAGCACATCTTTTGAAGTGTGGAAGAAGAGGGAAGCCTAAACTTTGTCCCTTCAGGCTTTCCGCG GATGAGAAACATTTGATCTGGTATTCAGGACAAGAGGAAAGGCAATTGAGATTGAGCTCTGTTATCAAGATTGTGTCTGGGCAGAAGACT GTCAATTTCCGAAGGCAATACCAACCCCACAGGGAGCAACAATCACTTTCCCTTATTTATTATGCCAATGGTGAACGCTCTCTGGATTTG ATATGCAAGGACAAAGCACAGGCTGATGCTTGGTTCGTTGGTCTGAGAGCGGCGATATCGAGATCTCACAGTTGCAGATCGGTCACTGCTTTGAGGAACTGCAGTAGAGGGGCGCAAAGTTGCCTAAGCAGTCCTGCTGGTTTTATTCGAAGAAAGCACAATCTAGGACTTGTGGAGGACAGGAATCAATTTTCTCAg GTACGAAGCTTATGTGGAAGTCCTTCACTGTCACTTTCCGAGAGGTGTTTTTCTGATGGCTTGTCATATTCTTCGGATAGCTTTTATTCCTGGGAATCAAATTGGTCACATATGCAAAACGTTACGGATACCTTATTGCCAACTTCACCATATGTTCAACCCGACAGTGCCAAGCAGTGGGAAGTCGATTATGCGGCTCCTGAATTTCGAGAGAATACCTCTCACAGGTTTGCAACACCTACTCATTACTCTACACAAATACAAAAGAATGAAGTTCTGAAGGATGTAATGATATGGGGTGAAGAGGTAGTTGGAGGAAACATTTGCGGTGTTCCATTGGATGGTTTTGGTACTCAAAGCGGGTCGAATGCCGACGCTTTGTTGCCTAAATTGTTAGAATCTGCAACAATGCTGGATGTGCAGTGCATATCTCTAGGAGCAAGGCATGCTGCTTTAGTTACGAAACAAGGGGAAGTCTTTTGCTGGGGTGATGCAAATGGTGGAAGGCTCGGGAACAAGATTAACATTGATATCAGCCATCCAAAGCTTGTTGAATCCCTCAACGGGATTGCCGTGCAAGGTGTTGCTTGTGGTGAGTATCAAACATGTTCCTTGACACAATCCGGCGAACTGTATGCTTGGGGTGGCGAACTGTGTACAAGCCAATGGTTGCCACATAAGATTTCCGGTCCATTGGATGGTGTAAATGTTCTTGCTGTTTCCTGTGGAGAGTGGCATACAGCAATTGTCTCTACGGCAGGGAAATTATTTACATATGGAGATGGAACGTTTGGAGTTCTTGGGCATGGGAACACACAAAGTTTGTCGCAGCCGAAAGAAGTTGAGTCTCTTAAGAGTTTGTGGGTAAAATCCGTTGCTTGCGGACCATGGCACACGGCTGCCATTGCTGAAATCATGACAGATCGAAACAAGCTCAATGCTAATGGTGGAAAATTATTCACATGGGGAGATGGCGATAAAGGCAGGCTCGGGCATGCCGATAGGGACCGAAAGCTGTTACCAACATGTGTTGTGCAGCTTATGGATCATGATTTTGTACAAGTTTGCTGTGGGGGAATGCTGACTGTTGCACTCACTAGTAAAGGCACAGTTTACACAATGGGAAGTGCGGTATATGGACAGCTAGGGAACCCACAAGCCAAGGATAAATCCATTACTGTTGTAGAAGGGAAGCTTAAACAAGAATCTGTGAAGGAGATCTCTTCAGGTTCATATCATGTTGCTGCCTTGACATCAGGAGGAAGAGTATACACATGGGGGAGAGGTAGTAACGGACAGTTGGGACTAGGTGATACGGAAGATCGACATACACCGAGTTTAGTCGAGTCGTTGAGAGACCGGCAGGTCGAAAGCATAGCTTGTGGGTCAAACTTAACAGCAGCGATCTGTTTACATAAATCGATCACTGTTAGTGATCAGTCGGCTTGTAGAGGATGCAAAATGGCGTTCGGGTTTGCAAGGAAGAAGCATAACTGTTACAATTGTGGTCTCCTGTTTTGTCATGCATGTAGTAGCAAGAAGATTGTGAACACATCGTTAGCACCAAATAAAAGCAAACCTTGTCGCGTTTGTAATACATGCTTCAATCATCTACAAAAGATCACAAACTCAAGCAAGGTTTTAAAGCCGGAAAATCAAGTGGTAGGCCAAGTATCGACACCTCAGTCTCACAGAGGTTTGATTGATGAGAAAGATGGTTCAAAGAGCCGATTGCTTTCACTTAAGCATTCATCAAGTTATGATGAAAACCAAGATATTGAAAGGAAGGCCTCAAAGACCAAATATCCAAAACTTGCTTGTAATATTCCAGGAGCAACAATACCACGATGGGGCCAAGTATCTTGCCCTGTTGCTTTTGAAGCAGCTCAGGCTCAGAGTAAAAAACTAGCAGCTAGCTCTCCTCTGGCCCGGAATCAGTCCCCTTTAATTGACCCAGAAGGCTCGCAAAAGACATCTTTGCGATCAAAATATAATATTCTCGATTCCGTAGTTGTGGAGAACGATTTACCTGAATCAAATGAGATCCTTAATGAAGAAGTTCAGAGGCTGAAAGCTGAG GCTAGAAACCTTGAAATGCAATGCCAAATTGGAAGCCAAAAGATTGAAGAATGCCGACGGAAAATCGAGCACACATGGTCTTTGGCAAAGGAAGAAGCTGAAAAATGTAAAGCAGCCAAGGATTTCATAAAATCTTTGGCATTAAGG CTTCACTCAATAACAGAGAAATTTCCTGCAGCAAGGGAAGAGAAATCAGCAGGAATTGATGTTCAATATCATTCTCCTAGAACTAGAAAGGAGCCTGTAAGCACTGAGAGGCATAATAATGTTGAGGGTGAGCCACATTTACCTTGTTTGCGGTTGGAATCTGAAAGCGATGTTAAATCAGCAACTGGGGAGGGACAAGAAGACAGTCTCTGCGAAACTCCTATCGTGTTCTCTAATAAATCGAGATCGATGCGAATGCAAGCGAGAGACAGAGACAGAGACAGAGACAGGGTGATGCAAGAAAAGCAAGGGACGGTGACACAAATGGAGGTGGAGCAAACTGCAGGGAGAAGTAATAAAGATTCCAAAGTAAATGAATGGGTAGAACAATATGAAGCTGGGGTGTATGTTACCTTTACTACTTTGGCAAGTGGCCACAAGGGGCTAAAGCGAGTAAGGTTCAG TCGGAAGCGATTCACAGATAAGGGAGCAGAGCAATGGTGGGAGGAGAACCAGCTGaaggtttatcaaaaatatggaattgaagaatacTCGCATGCAAACCAAAAGCAATAG
- the LOC108466006 gene encoding PH, RCC1 and FYVE domains-containing protein 1 isoform X2 — protein sequence MGEGDSLVSLLPFDRHVEQAVLAMKKGAHLLKCGRRGKPKLCPFRLSADEKHLIWYSGQEERQLRLSSVIKIVSGQKTVNFRRQYQPHREQQSLSLIYYANGERSLDLICKDKAQADAWFVGLRAAISRSHSCRSVTALRNCSRGAQSCLSSPAGFIRRKHNLGLVEDRNQFSQVRSLCGSPSLSLSERCFSDGLSYSSDSFYSWESNWSHMQNVTDTLLPTSPYVQPDSAKQWEVDYAAPEFRENTSHRFATPTHYSTQIQKNEVLKDVMIWGEEVVGGNICGVPLDGFGTQSGSNADALLPKLLESATMLDVQCISLGARHAALVTKQGEVFCWGDANGGRLGNKINIDISHPKLVESLNGIAVQGVACGEYQTCSLTQSGELYAWGGELCTSQWLPHKISGPLDGVNVLAVSCGEWHTAIVSTAGKLFTYGDGTFGVLGHGNTQSLSQPKEVESLKSLWVKSVACGPWHTAAIAEIMTDRNKLNANGGKLFTWGDGDKGRLGHADRDRKLLPTCVVQLMDHDFVQVCCGGMLTVALTSKGTVYTMGSAVYGQLGNPQAKDKSITVVEGKLKQESVKEISSGSYHVAALTSGGRVYTWGRGSNGQLGLGDTEDRHTPSLVESLRDRQVESIACGSNLTAAICLHKSITVSDQSACRGCKMAFGFARKKHNCYNCGLLFCHACSSKKIVNTSLAPNKSKPCRVCNTCFNHLQKITNSSKVLKPENQVVGQVSTPQSHRGLIDEKDGSKSRLLSLKHSSSYDENQDIERKASKTKYPKLACNIPGATIPRWGQVSCPVAFEAAQAQSKKLAASSPLARNQSPLIDPEGSQKTSLRSKYNILDSVVVENDLPESNEILNEEVQRLKAEARNLEMQCQIGSQKIEECRRKIEHTWSLAKEEAEKCKAAKDFIKSLALRQLHSITEKFPAAREEKSAGIDVQYHSPRTRKEPVSTERHNNVEGEPHLPCLRLESESDVKSATGEGQEDSLCETPIVFSNKSRSMRMQARDRDRDRDRVMQEKQGTVTQMEVEQTAGRSNKDSKVNEWVEQYEAGVYVTFTTLASGHKGLKRVRFSRKRFTDKGAEQWWEENQLKVYQKYGIEEYSHANQKQ from the exons ATGGGTGAAGGGGATTCCTTAGTATCACTACTTCCTTTTGACAGACACGTTGAACAG GCAGTTTTGGCAATGAAGAAGGGAGCACATCTTTTGAAGTGTGGAAGAAGAGGGAAGCCTAAACTTTGTCCCTTCAGGCTTTCCGCG GATGAGAAACATTTGATCTGGTATTCAGGACAAGAGGAAAGGCAATTGAGATTGAGCTCTGTTATCAAGATTGTGTCTGGGCAGAAGACT GTCAATTTCCGAAGGCAATACCAACCCCACAGGGAGCAACAATCACTTTCCCTTATTTATTATGCCAATGGTGAACGCTCTCTGGATTTG ATATGCAAGGACAAAGCACAGGCTGATGCTTGGTTCGTTGGTCTGAGAGCGGCGATATCGAGATCTCACAGTTGCAGATCGGTCACTGCTTTGAGGAACTGCAGTAGAGGGGCGCAAAGTTGCCTAAGCAGTCCTGCTGGTTTTATTCGAAGAAAGCACAATCTAGGACTTGTGGAGGACAGGAATCAATTTTCTCAg GTACGAAGCTTATGTGGAAGTCCTTCACTGTCACTTTCCGAGAGGTGTTTTTCTGATGGCTTGTCATATTCTTCGGATAGCTTTTATTCCTGGGAATCAAATTGGTCACATATGCAAAACGTTACGGATACCTTATTGCCAACTTCACCATATGTTCAACCCGACAGTGCCAAGCAGTGGGAAGTCGATTATGCGGCTCCTGAATTTCGAGAGAATACCTCTCACAGGTTTGCAACACCTACTCATTACTCTACACAAATACAAAAGAATGAAGTTCTGAAGGATGTAATGATATGGGGTGAAGAGGTAGTTGGAGGAAACATTTGCGGTGTTCCATTGGATGGTTTTGGTACTCAAAGCGGGTCGAATGCCGACGCTTTGTTGCCTAAATTGTTAGAATCTGCAACAATGCTGGATGTGCAGTGCATATCTCTAGGAGCAAGGCATGCTGCTTTAGTTACGAAACAAGGGGAAGTCTTTTGCTGGGGTGATGCAAATGGTGGAAGGCTCGGGAACAAGATTAACATTGATATCAGCCATCCAAAGCTTGTTGAATCCCTCAACGGGATTGCCGTGCAAGGTGTTGCTTGTGGTGAGTATCAAACATGTTCCTTGACACAATCCGGCGAACTGTATGCTTGGGGTGGCGAACTGTGTACAAGCCAATGGTTGCCACATAAGATTTCCGGTCCATTGGATGGTGTAAATGTTCTTGCTGTTTCCTGTGGAGAGTGGCATACAGCAATTGTCTCTACGGCAGGGAAATTATTTACATATGGAGATGGAACGTTTGGAGTTCTTGGGCATGGGAACACACAAAGTTTGTCGCAGCCGAAAGAAGTTGAGTCTCTTAAGAGTTTGTGGGTAAAATCCGTTGCTTGCGGACCATGGCACACGGCTGCCATTGCTGAAATCATGACAGATCGAAACAAGCTCAATGCTAATGGTGGAAAATTATTCACATGGGGAGATGGCGATAAAGGCAGGCTCGGGCATGCCGATAGGGACCGAAAGCTGTTACCAACATGTGTTGTGCAGCTTATGGATCATGATTTTGTACAAGTTTGCTGTGGGGGAATGCTGACTGTTGCACTCACTAGTAAAGGCACAGTTTACACAATGGGAAGTGCGGTATATGGACAGCTAGGGAACCCACAAGCCAAGGATAAATCCATTACTGTTGTAGAAGGGAAGCTTAAACAAGAATCTGTGAAGGAGATCTCTTCAGGTTCATATCATGTTGCTGCCTTGACATCAGGAGGAAGAGTATACACATGGGGGAGAGGTAGTAACGGACAGTTGGGACTAGGTGATACGGAAGATCGACATACACCGAGTTTAGTCGAGTCGTTGAGAGACCGGCAGGTCGAAAGCATAGCTTGTGGGTCAAACTTAACAGCAGCGATCTGTTTACATAAATCGATCACTGTTAGTGATCAGTCGGCTTGTAGAGGATGCAAAATGGCGTTCGGGTTTGCAAGGAAGAAGCATAACTGTTACAATTGTGGTCTCCTGTTTTGTCATGCATGTAGTAGCAAGAAGATTGTGAACACATCGTTAGCACCAAATAAAAGCAAACCTTGTCGCGTTTGTAATACATGCTTCAATCATCTACAAAAGATCACAAACTCAAGCAAGGTTTTAAAGCCGGAAAATCAAGTGGTAGGCCAAGTATCGACACCTCAGTCTCACAGAGGTTTGATTGATGAGAAAGATGGTTCAAAGAGCCGATTGCTTTCACTTAAGCATTCATCAAGTTATGATGAAAACCAAGATATTGAAAGGAAGGCCTCAAAGACCAAATATCCAAAACTTGCTTGTAATATTCCAGGAGCAACAATACCACGATGGGGCCAAGTATCTTGCCCTGTTGCTTTTGAAGCAGCTCAGGCTCAGAGTAAAAAACTAGCAGCTAGCTCTCCTCTGGCCCGGAATCAGTCCCCTTTAATTGACCCAGAAGGCTCGCAAAAGACATCTTTGCGATCAAAATATAATATTCTCGATTCCGTAGTTGTGGAGAACGATTTACCTGAATCAAATGAGATCCTTAATGAAGAAGTTCAGAGGCTGAAAGCTGAG GCTAGAAACCTTGAAATGCAATGCCAAATTGGAAGCCAAAAGATTGAAGAATGCCGACGGAAAATCGAGCACACATGGTCTTTGGCAAAGGAAGAAGCTGAAAAATGTAAAGCAGCCAAGGATTTCATAAAATCTTTGGCATTAAGG CAGCTTCACTCAATAACAGAGAAATTTCCTGCAGCAAGGGAAGAGAAATCAGCAGGAATTGATGTTCAATATCATTCTCCTAGAACTAGAAAGGAGCCTGTAAGCACTGAGAGGCATAATAATGTTGAGGGTGAGCCACATTTACCTTGTTTGCGGTTGGAATCTGAAAGCGATGTTAAATCAGCAACTGGGGAGGGACAAGAAGACAGTCTCTGCGAAACTCCTATCGTGTTCTCTAATAAATCGAGATCGATGCGAATGCAAGCGAGAGACAGAGACAGAGACAGAGACAGGGTGATGCAAGAAAAGCAAGGGACGGTGACACAAATGGAGGTGGAGCAAACTGCAGGGAGAAGTAATAAAGATTCCAAAGTAAATGAATGGGTAGAACAATATGAAGCTGGGGTGTATGTTACCTTTACTACTTTGGCAAGTGGCCACAAGGGGCTAAAGCGAGTAAGGTTCAG TCGGAAGCGATTCACAGATAAGGGAGCAGAGCAATGGTGGGAGGAGAACCAGCTGaaggtttatcaaaaatatggaattgaagaatacTCGCATGCAAACCAAAAGCAATAG
- the LOC108466006 gene encoding PH, RCC1 and FYVE domains-containing protein 1 isoform X1, giving the protein MGEGDSLVSLLPFDRHVEQAVLAMKKGAHLLKCGRRGKPKLCPFRLSADEKHLIWYSGQEERQLRLSSVIKIVSGQKTLMQVNFRRQYQPHREQQSLSLIYYANGERSLDLICKDKAQADAWFVGLRAAISRSHSCRSVTALRNCSRGAQSCLSSPAGFIRRKHNLGLVEDRNQFSQVRSLCGSPSLSLSERCFSDGLSYSSDSFYSWESNWSHMQNVTDTLLPTSPYVQPDSAKQWEVDYAAPEFRENTSHRFATPTHYSTQIQKNEVLKDVMIWGEEVVGGNICGVPLDGFGTQSGSNADALLPKLLESATMLDVQCISLGARHAALVTKQGEVFCWGDANGGRLGNKINIDISHPKLVESLNGIAVQGVACGEYQTCSLTQSGELYAWGGELCTSQWLPHKISGPLDGVNVLAVSCGEWHTAIVSTAGKLFTYGDGTFGVLGHGNTQSLSQPKEVESLKSLWVKSVACGPWHTAAIAEIMTDRNKLNANGGKLFTWGDGDKGRLGHADRDRKLLPTCVVQLMDHDFVQVCCGGMLTVALTSKGTVYTMGSAVYGQLGNPQAKDKSITVVEGKLKQESVKEISSGSYHVAALTSGGRVYTWGRGSNGQLGLGDTEDRHTPSLVESLRDRQVESIACGSNLTAAICLHKSITVSDQSACRGCKMAFGFARKKHNCYNCGLLFCHACSSKKIVNTSLAPNKSKPCRVCNTCFNHLQKITNSSKVLKPENQVVGQVSTPQSHRGLIDEKDGSKSRLLSLKHSSSYDENQDIERKASKTKYPKLACNIPGATIPRWGQVSCPVAFEAAQAQSKKLAASSPLARNQSPLIDPEGSQKTSLRSKYNILDSVVVENDLPESNEILNEEVQRLKAEARNLEMQCQIGSQKIEECRRKIEHTWSLAKEEAEKCKAAKDFIKSLALRLHSITEKFPAAREEKSAGIDVQYHSPRTRKEPVSTERHNNVEGEPHLPCLRLESESDVKSATGEGQEDSLCETPIVFSNKSRSMRMQARDRDRDRDRVMQEKQGTVTQMEVEQTAGRSNKDSKVNEWVEQYEAGVYVTFTTLASGHKGLKRVRFSRKRFTDKGAEQWWEENQLKVYQKYGIEEYSHANQKQ; this is encoded by the exons ATGGGTGAAGGGGATTCCTTAGTATCACTACTTCCTTTTGACAGACACGTTGAACAG GCAGTTTTGGCAATGAAGAAGGGAGCACATCTTTTGAAGTGTGGAAGAAGAGGGAAGCCTAAACTTTGTCCCTTCAGGCTTTCCGCG GATGAGAAACATTTGATCTGGTATTCAGGACAAGAGGAAAGGCAATTGAGATTGAGCTCTGTTATCAAGATTGTGTCTGGGCAGAAGACT TTAATGCAGGTCAATTTCCGAAGGCAATACCAACCCCACAGGGAGCAACAATCACTTTCCCTTATTTATTATGCCAATGGTGAACGCTCTCTGGATTTG ATATGCAAGGACAAAGCACAGGCTGATGCTTGGTTCGTTGGTCTGAGAGCGGCGATATCGAGATCTCACAGTTGCAGATCGGTCACTGCTTTGAGGAACTGCAGTAGAGGGGCGCAAAGTTGCCTAAGCAGTCCTGCTGGTTTTATTCGAAGAAAGCACAATCTAGGACTTGTGGAGGACAGGAATCAATTTTCTCAg GTACGAAGCTTATGTGGAAGTCCTTCACTGTCACTTTCCGAGAGGTGTTTTTCTGATGGCTTGTCATATTCTTCGGATAGCTTTTATTCCTGGGAATCAAATTGGTCACATATGCAAAACGTTACGGATACCTTATTGCCAACTTCACCATATGTTCAACCCGACAGTGCCAAGCAGTGGGAAGTCGATTATGCGGCTCCTGAATTTCGAGAGAATACCTCTCACAGGTTTGCAACACCTACTCATTACTCTACACAAATACAAAAGAATGAAGTTCTGAAGGATGTAATGATATGGGGTGAAGAGGTAGTTGGAGGAAACATTTGCGGTGTTCCATTGGATGGTTTTGGTACTCAAAGCGGGTCGAATGCCGACGCTTTGTTGCCTAAATTGTTAGAATCTGCAACAATGCTGGATGTGCAGTGCATATCTCTAGGAGCAAGGCATGCTGCTTTAGTTACGAAACAAGGGGAAGTCTTTTGCTGGGGTGATGCAAATGGTGGAAGGCTCGGGAACAAGATTAACATTGATATCAGCCATCCAAAGCTTGTTGAATCCCTCAACGGGATTGCCGTGCAAGGTGTTGCTTGTGGTGAGTATCAAACATGTTCCTTGACACAATCCGGCGAACTGTATGCTTGGGGTGGCGAACTGTGTACAAGCCAATGGTTGCCACATAAGATTTCCGGTCCATTGGATGGTGTAAATGTTCTTGCTGTTTCCTGTGGAGAGTGGCATACAGCAATTGTCTCTACGGCAGGGAAATTATTTACATATGGAGATGGAACGTTTGGAGTTCTTGGGCATGGGAACACACAAAGTTTGTCGCAGCCGAAAGAAGTTGAGTCTCTTAAGAGTTTGTGGGTAAAATCCGTTGCTTGCGGACCATGGCACACGGCTGCCATTGCTGAAATCATGACAGATCGAAACAAGCTCAATGCTAATGGTGGAAAATTATTCACATGGGGAGATGGCGATAAAGGCAGGCTCGGGCATGCCGATAGGGACCGAAAGCTGTTACCAACATGTGTTGTGCAGCTTATGGATCATGATTTTGTACAAGTTTGCTGTGGGGGAATGCTGACTGTTGCACTCACTAGTAAAGGCACAGTTTACACAATGGGAAGTGCGGTATATGGACAGCTAGGGAACCCACAAGCCAAGGATAAATCCATTACTGTTGTAGAAGGGAAGCTTAAACAAGAATCTGTGAAGGAGATCTCTTCAGGTTCATATCATGTTGCTGCCTTGACATCAGGAGGAAGAGTATACACATGGGGGAGAGGTAGTAACGGACAGTTGGGACTAGGTGATACGGAAGATCGACATACACCGAGTTTAGTCGAGTCGTTGAGAGACCGGCAGGTCGAAAGCATAGCTTGTGGGTCAAACTTAACAGCAGCGATCTGTTTACATAAATCGATCACTGTTAGTGATCAGTCGGCTTGTAGAGGATGCAAAATGGCGTTCGGGTTTGCAAGGAAGAAGCATAACTGTTACAATTGTGGTCTCCTGTTTTGTCATGCATGTAGTAGCAAGAAGATTGTGAACACATCGTTAGCACCAAATAAAAGCAAACCTTGTCGCGTTTGTAATACATGCTTCAATCATCTACAAAAGATCACAAACTCAAGCAAGGTTTTAAAGCCGGAAAATCAAGTGGTAGGCCAAGTATCGACACCTCAGTCTCACAGAGGTTTGATTGATGAGAAAGATGGTTCAAAGAGCCGATTGCTTTCACTTAAGCATTCATCAAGTTATGATGAAAACCAAGATATTGAAAGGAAGGCCTCAAAGACCAAATATCCAAAACTTGCTTGTAATATTCCAGGAGCAACAATACCACGATGGGGCCAAGTATCTTGCCCTGTTGCTTTTGAAGCAGCTCAGGCTCAGAGTAAAAAACTAGCAGCTAGCTCTCCTCTGGCCCGGAATCAGTCCCCTTTAATTGACCCAGAAGGCTCGCAAAAGACATCTTTGCGATCAAAATATAATATTCTCGATTCCGTAGTTGTGGAGAACGATTTACCTGAATCAAATGAGATCCTTAATGAAGAAGTTCAGAGGCTGAAAGCTGAG GCTAGAAACCTTGAAATGCAATGCCAAATTGGAAGCCAAAAGATTGAAGAATGCCGACGGAAAATCGAGCACACATGGTCTTTGGCAAAGGAAGAAGCTGAAAAATGTAAAGCAGCCAAGGATTTCATAAAATCTTTGGCATTAAGG CTTCACTCAATAACAGAGAAATTTCCTGCAGCAAGGGAAGAGAAATCAGCAGGAATTGATGTTCAATATCATTCTCCTAGAACTAGAAAGGAGCCTGTAAGCACTGAGAGGCATAATAATGTTGAGGGTGAGCCACATTTACCTTGTTTGCGGTTGGAATCTGAAAGCGATGTTAAATCAGCAACTGGGGAGGGACAAGAAGACAGTCTCTGCGAAACTCCTATCGTGTTCTCTAATAAATCGAGATCGATGCGAATGCAAGCGAGAGACAGAGACAGAGACAGAGACAGGGTGATGCAAGAAAAGCAAGGGACGGTGACACAAATGGAGGTGGAGCAAACTGCAGGGAGAAGTAATAAAGATTCCAAAGTAAATGAATGGGTAGAACAATATGAAGCTGGGGTGTATGTTACCTTTACTACTTTGGCAAGTGGCCACAAGGGGCTAAAGCGAGTAAGGTTCAG TCGGAAGCGATTCACAGATAAGGGAGCAGAGCAATGGTGGGAGGAGAACCAGCTGaaggtttatcaaaaatatggaattgaagaatacTCGCATGCAAACCAAAAGCAATAG